In one Hallerella porci genomic region, the following are encoded:
- a CDS encoding 3'-5' exonuclease: MIYSTFVAFDLETTGLKNDKDEIVEIGAVKFTVYDDNGVIRPKEISTFQSLVKPPMMIPDEATRVNHITNEMVENAPVINDVLKKFTVFCGQTAILIAHNADFDSGFLHVAYTKHPQLLPGNPIVDSLRISKSILPELKSHKLGDLAHMFQRIKGQIKLSINNDEMHRAVYDCEMLMEVFVALLRRRIRKEDWDISRILPCIIKNGSVPAYLTKMK; this comes from the coding sequence ATGATTTATTCCACATTTGTTGCATTTGACTTGGAAACGACTGGACTCAAAAATGATAAGGATGAAATCGTAGAAATCGGTGCGGTAAAATTTACGGTTTATGATGATAATGGAGTCATTCGTCCGAAAGAAATTTCCACATTTCAGAGCTTGGTAAAGCCGCCGATGATGATTCCCGACGAAGCGACTCGGGTGAATCATATCACCAATGAAATGGTAGAAAATGCTCCCGTTATCAACGATGTACTCAAAAAGTTCACGGTATTTTGCGGACAAACCGCTATTCTCATCGCGCATAACGCAGACTTTGACTCGGGCTTTTTGCACGTCGCTTACACCAAGCATCCGCAACTTTTGCCGGGAAATCCAATCGTCGATAGTCTTCGCATTTCCAAATCGATTTTGCCCGAACTCAAAAGCCATAAACTCGGCGATCTCGCGCACATGTTTCAGCGGATTAAAGGTCAAATCAAATTGAGCATTAACAACGATGAAATGCACCGCGCTGTTTACGACTGCGAAATGTTGATGGAAGTTTTCGTCGCCCTTTTGCGCCGCCGCATCCGCAAAGAAGATTGGGATATTTCTCGGATTCTTCCTTGCATTATCAAGAACGGATCCGTGCCCGCATATTTGACCAAGATGAAATAA
- a CDS encoding ABC-ATPase domain-containing protein has product MKELYQKLRTFTGKNYGLYKSLVGKIWNFGDFDLEFIHVQGDPFAPASRLKFKAPIEILGIPAEWGNFPTKRLALADFLLRKIANEVNSRSEAAKENGEKFLLNVQTPGEEILVRNSLWVGGPSENAGKAIVELMLSVDLPGDKRTIDVSSAAEILTSTIPDLLMSLYLNSDADKKEALRYIESLEIREALLAEMQKRNFIAFVPDGAILPRESGASDKPKAGAIPFTSPEELRETFEVCGKKISGMAISKGITIIAGGAYHGKSTLLSALESAVVPHIPGDGREWIVTETSAMRIAAEPGRIVRGTRIAPFVRELPFHTSTENFETLSASGSTSEAANVMEALEFGSRTLFIDEDASAVNFLIRDARMRELVGEKDEPLIPLSDRADELKNRGINLVLVIGACGDYLQNADTVLVMKNYKPFCETKRAKEIAQKSSVQKPLSKLPPFGEFRSRKLLQIAEALLPGIKTRNAVERQVKVRLRGKEMAIGYVQADLRALFPHAETATLSGLGLFLLNLLQNVEDIPADEAIQKLYTQIQNVGFRRLPQGFSKDSELPRKEEIAAALLRCNLPMT; this is encoded by the coding sequence ATGAAAGAACTTTATCAAAAATTGCGCACGTTTACCGGAAAAAATTACGGTTTATACAAAAGTCTCGTCGGAAAAATTTGGAATTTCGGCGATTTTGATTTGGAATTTATCCATGTGCAAGGCGATCCGTTTGCGCCTGCGTCTAGGCTTAAATTCAAAGCGCCCATTGAAATTTTGGGAATTCCTGCCGAATGGGGAAACTTCCCGACGAAGCGTCTCGCCCTCGCCGATTTTTTGCTCCGAAAAATTGCAAACGAAGTCAATTCCCGAAGCGAAGCCGCGAAAGAAAACGGTGAAAAATTTCTGCTGAATGTGCAGACTCCGGGCGAAGAAATTCTCGTCCGCAATTCTCTTTGGGTCGGCGGACCTTCGGAAAACGCAGGGAAAGCCATCGTCGAACTCATGCTTTCGGTGGATCTTCCGGGCGACAAACGCACGATTGATGTTTCTTCTGCCGCAGAAATTTTGACTTCGACGATTCCCGATTTGTTGATGAGTTTATACTTAAACTCCGACGCCGATAAAAAAGAAGCGCTGCGTTACATCGAATCTTTAGAAATCCGCGAAGCGTTGCTTGCCGAAATGCAAAAGCGAAATTTCATCGCCTTCGTTCCCGACGGTGCAATTCTTCCGCGAGAATCGGGCGCAAGCGATAAGCCCAAAGCGGGAGCTATTCCCTTTACTTCGCCCGAAGAATTGCGCGAAACTTTTGAAGTCTGCGGGAAAAAAATTTCGGGCATGGCAATTTCCAAAGGCATTACCATTATCGCGGGCGGCGCTTACCACGGAAAGTCCACGCTTTTGTCTGCGCTCGAAAGCGCTGTCGTGCCGCATATTCCTGGTGACGGACGCGAATGGATTGTGACGGAAACGTCGGCGATGCGCATCGCTGCAGAACCGGGTCGCATTGTCCGCGGAACACGCATTGCGCCCTTTGTGCGCGAACTTCCGTTCCACACTTCGACGGAAAATTTTGAAACGCTTTCGGCTTCGGGAAGCACAAGCGAAGCGGCGAATGTGATGGAAGCGTTGGAATTTGGTTCGCGGACTCTTTTCATTGACGAAGATGCTTCGGCGGTCAATTTTCTCATACGCGATGCGCGGATGCGGGAACTTGTCGGCGAAAAAGATGAACCGTTAATTCCTCTTTCGGATCGCGCGGACGAACTCAAAAATCGCGGTATCAATTTGGTCTTAGTCATCGGAGCCTGCGGCGATTATTTGCAAAATGCCGACACCGTTTTGGTGATGAAAAATTATAAACCATTTTGTGAAACGAAACGCGCCAAAGAAATTGCGCAAAAGTCATCCGTTCAAAAACCGCTTTCCAAGTTACCGCCGTTCGGAGAATTCCGTTCTCGGAAATTGCTGCAAATTGCCGAAGCGCTTCTCCCCGGCATTAAAACGCGTAATGCGGTGGAGCGTCAAGTAAAAGTGCGTCTCCGCGGAAAAGAAATGGCGATTGGTTATGTGCAAGCAGACTTGCGAGCGCTCTTCCCACACGCCGAAACGGCAACCTTGAGCGGACTTGGACTTTTCCTTTTAAACTTGCTGCAAAATGTCGAAGACATCCCCGCCGATGAAGCGATTCAAAAGTTGTATACGCAAATTCAAAATGTCGGCTTCCGCCGTTTGCCGCAAGGATTTTCCAAAGATTCGGAACTTCCGCGGAAAGAAGAAATTGCAGCCGCTCTTCTTCGCTGCAATCTTCCGATGACATAA
- a CDS encoding PEGA domain-containing protein codes for MKFISKLFAFSAVSLSLCAALAFAEEPPPRGQAATVTIITEPPNSEVYLGSELLGKSPIENMQVKSGRQTLIVVDQGYELVNQRVNIWPGNDKRNQFNFGTVIPKGHVEITTLPGKCIIYVDGDNADRTDGAPLTVNNLDAGDHMVRAECNNGRMAEQMVKIEGEKTVKVTLDARKGKRYK; via the coding sequence ATGAAATTCATTTCGAAACTTTTTGCTTTTAGCGCAGTATCGCTTTCGCTCTGTGCCGCTCTTGCTTTTGCCGAAGAACCGCCACCTCGCGGACAGGCTGCAACCGTTACGATTATCACAGAACCGCCTAACAGCGAAGTGTATCTCGGCAGCGAACTTTTGGGCAAGAGCCCGATTGAAAACATGCAGGTCAAGTCGGGACGCCAGACTTTAATCGTCGTCGATCAAGGTTATGAATTGGTGAATCAACGCGTGAATATTTGGCCGGGTAACGATAAGCGCAATCAATTTAATTTTGGCACCGTGATTCCGAAAGGCCACGTCGAAATTACAACTCTCCCGGGCAAGTGCATTATTTATGTGGACGGCGATAACGCAGACCGTACCGATGGCGCACCGTTAACTGTGAACAACCTCGACGCTGGCGACCACATGGTTCGCGCAGAATGCAACAACGGTCGTATGGCAGAACAGATGGTGAAAATCGAAGGCGAAAAGACCGTGAAAGTCACCCTCGACGCTCGCAAAGGCAAACGCTACAAATAA
- a CDS encoding TolC family protein, protein MKRIATTVAFLSFSAFAASLSIDDAIAIAKEKNPQIVVNKTHLEKAESQKTSARSLFMPQLTLAGKVTKINDPIMIDLTPVRTAIVGSNYASTYASVYGVTAPTAGEATADAMAKQAAGAGNAKFAAQVPEDQFKIQVQDDLFFNASATLIWPIFTGGKIFSAYKASTENVDAQKSAFSMAENSILSQVCGRYFTMRLAEEMVALRTDALNTIQVHADQAKKLEEGGQISRAERLRAEVALVEAMTEKDNAERDLSLARLALANSLGSNDTALVATTPITTVAINGSLEDYKSRATQNYPGIKQLEQEKKRAGRAVTAARGDYFPTVALFGKKELYTKDLTILEPEWAVGVAVEWNIFHGGETVGKVAGAKSQEREVESLEHQAVQNISLLVEKRFREYEHAKSQLETLSKTEELAKESLEDQQKAFNAGMGTSLSVVDAELSLERLRVATLKANYDAMMALVGLLETCGEVEKIGQYLENQK, encoded by the coding sequence ATGAAACGAATTGCTACGACAGTTGCTTTTTTAAGTTTTTCAGCGTTTGCGGCGTCGCTTTCGATTGACGATGCGATTGCAATTGCCAAAGAAAAAAATCCGCAGATTGTGGTGAACAAAACGCATTTAGAAAAAGCAGAAAGTCAAAAGACTTCTGCGCGGTCGCTTTTTATGCCGCAGTTGACTCTGGCGGGAAAAGTGACAAAAATCAACGACCCGATTATGATTGATTTGACGCCAGTGCGGACAGCGATTGTCGGGTCCAATTACGCATCCACTTATGCAAGCGTTTATGGGGTGACTGCTCCCACTGCGGGCGAAGCTACCGCTGATGCGATGGCAAAACAAGCGGCCGGTGCAGGCAACGCAAAATTTGCGGCGCAAGTTCCCGAAGATCAATTCAAAATTCAAGTGCAAGACGATTTATTCTTCAATGCGTCAGCGACTCTCATTTGGCCCATTTTTACCGGCGGAAAAATTTTCTCGGCTTACAAAGCTTCGACAGAAAATGTGGACGCTCAAAAATCTGCATTTAGCATGGCCGAAAATTCCATTTTATCACAAGTCTGCGGGCGTTATTTTACAATGCGTCTCGCCGAAGAAATGGTCGCACTCAGAACCGATGCGTTAAACACAATTCAAGTCCACGCAGATCAAGCGAAAAAACTCGAAGAAGGCGGTCAAATTTCGCGGGCAGAGCGCCTCCGCGCCGAAGTCGCTCTCGTCGAAGCGATGACGGAAAAGGATAACGCCGAACGCGACCTTTCGCTTGCACGTCTTGCTTTGGCAAATAGTTTGGGGTCAAACGATACCGCACTTGTTGCGACAACGCCGATTACAACTGTCGCTATCAACGGTTCGTTGGAAGATTACAAATCCCGCGCCACGCAAAATTATCCGGGCATTAAACAATTAGAACAAGAAAAAAAGCGCGCCGGGCGCGCCGTCACAGCAGCCCGCGGCGATTACTTCCCAACCGTCGCCCTCTTCGGGAAAAAAGAACTTTATACAAAAGACTTGACCATTCTTGAGCCCGAATGGGCCGTAGGCGTTGCCGTCGAATGGAATATTTTCCACGGCGGCGAAACCGTGGGAAAAGTCGCCGGAGCGAAATCGCAAGAACGCGAAGTTGAAAGTTTGGAACATCAAGCGGTGCAAAATATTTCGCTCTTGGTCGAGAAACGTTTCCGCGAATACGAACACGCCAAAAGTCAACTCGAAACATTATCCAAGACCGAAGAATTGGCAAAGGAATCTTTAGAAGATCAGCAGAAAGCGTTTAATGCGGGCATGGGCACAAGCCTCTCTGTCGTCGATGCAGAACTTTCGCTCGAACGTTTACGCGTCGCTACTCTCAAAGCCAATTACGATGCGATGATGGCTCTCGTCGGTCTTCTCGAAACTTGCGGTGAAGTTGAAAAAATCGGGCAATATCTGGAGA
- a CDS encoding potassium/proton antiporter, with protein MFFFFALLIIASIFSTKISEKIGVPVLLAFLAVGLIVGSDVLGLFEFSDAQLTKRIADILLIFILFDGGFRTSRADLNLVAKPAMTLATFGVLVTALVLGVAVHFVMGYEWMLSMLIGAIISSTDAAAVILITRQNPLQRKIAATLNVESAANDPMAILLTLTFVGSLAGNGATPLGFLTSLVWQFVGGISVGFLVSKAARFLFDHLKSENRGYYYVLIIGVILLAYGLADLIRANGIIAVFFMGYWLGNSDFVSKRGVSNFLEGVSTFGNMALFLMLGLLAFPRHFSLIWKEGILIAALMIFIARPIAVFLSTLPFHYSWKEKFFLCWGGIKGAVPIVLATYPAAYGIESGESVFNIIFFAVIISCLLQGSSLGKVAQLFKLTVPKRPISPFSVELHSVRRADLEMYEFQVLENSFCAGKCIKNLQLGNEVVITSITRDAKILPPKGNVELQPNDILFILMKISEHEKWEKYLEKGVRNEESHLAELQGRIS; from the coding sequence ATGTTTTTCTTCTTTGCCCTTTTAATTATCGCTTCCATTTTTTCGACAAAGATTTCGGAAAAAATTGGAGTGCCGGTATTGCTTGCGTTCCTTGCGGTAGGACTTATTGTAGGGAGCGATGTGCTTGGGCTTTTTGAATTTAGCGATGCGCAGCTTACGAAACGCATTGCCGATATTCTTCTCATTTTCATTTTATTCGATGGCGGCTTTCGCACTTCGCGGGCGGATTTAAATTTGGTCGCGAAGCCCGCGATGACCCTTGCGACTTTTGGCGTTTTAGTGACCGCGTTGGTGCTCGGCGTAGCCGTTCATTTCGTCATGGGATATGAATGGATGCTTTCAATGCTCATCGGCGCCATTATTTCTTCGACGGATGCCGCTGCGGTTATTTTGATTACGCGGCAAAATCCGTTGCAACGGAAAATCGCTGCGACATTAAATGTGGAAAGTGCGGCGAACGATCCGATGGCGATTCTTTTGACTCTCACATTTGTCGGGAGTTTAGCGGGAAACGGAGCAACTCCTCTCGGCTTTTTGACATCGCTCGTTTGGCAATTTGTCGGTGGAATTTCCGTCGGATTTCTCGTGAGCAAAGCGGCGCGGTTTCTTTTTGATCATCTCAAATCCGAAAATCGCGGCTATTATTATGTGTTGATTATCGGGGTTATTTTACTCGCATACGGTTTGGCGGATTTAATCCGCGCAAACGGAATTATCGCAGTCTTTTTCATGGGTTATTGGCTTGGCAATTCGGATTTTGTTTCGAAGCGAGGCGTGAGCAATTTCCTCGAAGGCGTTTCGACTTTTGGCAATATGGCGCTATTCTTAATGCTTGGACTTTTGGCGTTTCCGCGGCATTTTTCGCTCATTTGGAAAGAAGGAATTCTCATCGCAGCGCTTATGATTTTTATCGCGCGCCCGATTGCGGTTTTCCTTTCGACATTACCGTTTCATTATTCGTGGAAAGAAAAATTTTTCTTGTGCTGGGGCGGAATCAAAGGCGCAGTCCCGATTGTGCTTGCGACTTATCCCGCTGCGTATGGAATTGAATCGGGCGAGTCCGTTTTTAACATTATCTTTTTTGCGGTGATTATTTCGTGTCTTTTGCAGGGAAGTTCCCTCGGGAAAGTAGCGCAACTTTTCAAATTGACTGTGCCCAAACGCCCGATTTCTCCGTTTTCGGTCGAATTGCATTCCGTGCGTCGCGCCGATTTGGAAATGTATGAGTTTCAAGTTCTGGAAAATTCATTTTGCGCGGGGAAATGCATCAAAAATTTGCAGTTAGGAAATGAAGTCGTCATCACTTCAATTACCCGCGACGCTAAAATCCTCCCGCCGAAAGGAAATGTAGAACTGCAACCGAATGATATTTTATTCATCCTCATGAAAATTTCCGAACACGAAAAATGGGAAAAATACTTGGAAAAGGGAGTTAGAAATGAGGAAAGCCATCTCGCAGAATTGCAAGGACGAATTTCCTGA
- a CDS encoding PD-(D/E)XK nuclease family transposase — translation MAKSKIPSIFQGQDYLDPKYNTAFHALFGRDDALISFLNAALHLKKAEQIQKLEKVQHECEITINIPHPLMVRFDIHAITANDERIDIEMQRMGYCDYLDRIQIYNAMLLLNSKDELQKKEIKAKKKQNDSKIENETLEDLKKKLTRYELPKLYSIWICDFEIPELKEIAEYRDEFSLYSKNLIHHGNLKTLTPKNSYIIYELQKFSKTANKLVTAEDKWLYILKNAGSQTIPQFTDETFAAALNRIAVNDENENLLEKQEKEIAMTEDIEYIRAQRVVAMVNAAEEKGIQQEKYSLAKGFRDKGYPLSDISQITGLTIDEIKAL, via the coding sequence ATGGCAAAATCAAAAATTCCTTCCATTTTCCAAGGGCAAGATTATCTTGACCCGAAATACAACACCGCATTCCACGCTCTTTTTGGCCGTGACGATGCGTTAATTAGCTTCTTGAATGCGGCATTGCATTTGAAGAAAGCCGAGCAAATTCAAAAGCTCGAAAAAGTCCAACACGAATGCGAAATTACGATTAACATTCCGCATCCGCTGATGGTTCGCTTCGACATTCACGCGATCACGGCAAATGACGAACGGATTGATATTGAAATGCAGCGGATGGGTTACTGCGATTACTTGGATCGGATTCAAATTTACAATGCAATGCTGCTTCTGAATTCAAAAGACGAATTGCAGAAAAAAGAAATCAAAGCCAAAAAGAAACAGAACGATTCTAAAATTGAAAACGAAACTCTCGAAGATTTGAAGAAAAAATTGACTCGCTACGAGCTCCCGAAATTGTATTCAATTTGGATTTGCGATTTTGAAATTCCGGAGCTCAAGGAAATCGCAGAATACCGCGACGAGTTTAGTCTCTACAGCAAGAATTTAATTCACCACGGAAACTTAAAAACGCTGACCCCGAAAAATTCTTATATTATCTACGAACTGCAAAAGTTTTCGAAAACTGCAAACAAACTTGTAACTGCCGAAGATAAATGGCTTTACATTTTGAAAAATGCCGGTTCGCAAACGATTCCCCAGTTCACCGATGAAACTTTTGCCGCAGCGTTAAACCGCATTGCAGTAAACGACGAAAACGAAAACCTTCTCGAAAAACAAGAAAAGGAAATTGCTATGACCGAAGATATTGAATACATCCGCGCACAACGCGTCGTGGCGATGGTCAATGCCGCAGAAGAGAAAGGGATTCAGCAAGAAAAATATTCCCTCGCCAAAGGTTTTCGCGATAAAGGCTATCCTCTTTCCGACATTTCTCAAATTACCGGCCTCACGATCGACGAAATCAAAGCATTGTAA
- a CDS encoding glycosyl hydrolase family 5, with translation MKFPFTKAMLILSAAALTWNCSDSSSGSDPVELSSSSAAAPVLDPNATIVAPSPVGNIYSDLSVRDEAGNVVGTFDPNTTYITLNDGSVIDLNGNVISAPTSSSSEIVAPTSSASVDPMSSAILPTSSAAVEVSSSSINITPVDPNSGFKDISEYPVAAYKNISGNGTRGWNTRYWDACKPHCSWIAKGEEGKTDTTTQESYEKGMTTARNCNINDVEVPTFTLSHDVQQYWIGYEGTTSACESSAGAKGVFTCTDMAPIAVNDTLSYAYVAGPGSSTTCGKCFHLQYDGSFNDESSSNKPKETHKALKGKHIVVMTSNIGHDVKDGQFDLMVPGGGPGIFNALNIQVNGQNIEWGAQYGGFLTYCQGKLGYDASLEAYQSCVKTMCDDAFGNAGLPNLLRGCHWFADWYMAADNPTYQWEEVECPQYLLDHYLTTINTKKSNNYAWHTDWSTYKQGDELETLNCTDKGCECPDDMRAKGACK, from the coding sequence ATGAAGTTTCCTTTTACAAAAGCGATGCTCATCTTGAGCGCAGCGGCGCTTACTTGGAATTGCTCTGATTCTTCGAGCGGCTCCGATCCGGTGGAATTGTCGTCTTCGAGTGCGGCAGCTCCGGTTTTAGACCCGAATGCAACTATCGTTGCGCCTTCTCCTGTGGGAAATATTTATTCGGACTTGTCCGTGCGCGATGAAGCTGGCAATGTCGTCGGAACTTTTGACCCAAATACGACTTATATTACATTAAATGACGGCTCTGTCATCGATTTGAACGGGAATGTCATCTCGGCGCCGACTTCTTCTTCGAGCGAAATTGTCGCCCCGACTTCTTCGGCTTCCGTCGATCCGATGTCCTCGGCAATTCTTCCGACTTCTTCGGCAGCGGTAGAAGTGAGCTCTAGCTCCATTAACATTACCCCAGTTGATCCGAATTCGGGATTTAAAGATATTAGCGAATACCCCGTTGCCGCTTATAAAAATATTTCGGGTAACGGCACGCGCGGCTGGAACACGCGTTATTGGGATGCTTGTAAACCGCACTGCTCTTGGATTGCTAAGGGCGAAGAAGGAAAAACGGATACAACGACCCAAGAAAGTTATGAAAAGGGCATGACAACGGCTCGTAACTGCAATATCAATGATGTAGAAGTTCCTACCTTTACCCTCAGCCACGATGTTCAACAATACTGGATTGGCTATGAAGGCACGACTTCTGCTTGCGAATCTAGTGCAGGCGCAAAGGGCGTATTTACTTGCACCGATATGGCGCCGATTGCGGTGAACGATACTCTTTCGTATGCTTATGTGGCAGGTCCGGGTTCGAGCACGACTTGTGGAAAATGCTTCCACTTGCAATATGACGGAAGCTTTAACGACGAATCGTCTTCGAATAAACCCAAAGAAACTCATAAAGCTCTTAAAGGCAAACACATTGTCGTTATGACTTCTAACATTGGCCACGATGTGAAAGATGGTCAATTCGATTTGATGGTTCCGGGTGGTGGACCTGGTATCTTTAACGCTTTGAATATTCAAGTGAATGGTCAGAACATTGAATGGGGCGCTCAATATGGCGGCTTTCTCACTTATTGCCAAGGCAAGCTGGGTTATGATGCGAGTTTGGAGGCATATCAATCCTGCGTGAAAACGATGTGCGATGATGCCTTTGGGAATGCTGGGCTTCCGAATTTGCTCCGCGGTTGCCACTGGTTTGCTGATTGGTATATGGCTGCAGACAATCCGACTTACCAATGGGAAGAAGTTGAATGCCCGCAATATTTGCTGGATCATTACTTGACAACGATTAACACCAAAAAGTCGAATAATTACGCATGGCATACAGACTGGTCCACTTACAAGCAAGGCGATGAACTTGAAACGCTGAATTGTACGGACAAAGGCTGCGAATGCCCTGACGATATGAGAGCCAAAGGTGCTTGTAAATAA
- a CDS encoding DUF374 domain-containing protein, whose product MKISENLNAAGVLALWHRDLFAGAAAFRKRGIAAFISPSADGELLAKISADLGYRVVRGSSSRESLSIREMLRLLQSGKVCAMALDGPRGPAGEEKPGTRWLAKRAQVPAWKVSVQYGAHFTLHSWDAAKIPLPLSKLTISLSYL is encoded by the coding sequence GTGAAAATTTCGGAAAATTTGAATGCGGCGGGGGTTTTAGCGCTTTGGCATCGGGATTTATTCGCAGGCGCGGCAGCGTTTCGGAAGCGGGGAATTGCAGCTTTTATTTCGCCCAGTGCCGATGGCGAATTGCTCGCAAAAATTTCCGCAGACCTCGGGTACAGGGTCGTTCGCGGGTCAAGTTCGCGGGAATCGCTTTCGATTCGGGAAATGTTACGGCTTTTGCAAAGCGGAAAAGTTTGCGCGATGGCGCTCGATGGGCCGCGCGGACCGGCGGGCGAAGAAAAACCGGGAACGCGTTGGCTTGCGAAACGAGCGCAAGTGCCCGCGTGGAAAGTCAGCGTGCAGTATGGAGCGCATTTTACCTTGCACAGTTGGGACGCAGCAAAAATTCCTTTGCCGTTGTCAAAATTGACAATTTCTTTAAGTTATCTTTGA
- a CDS encoding vWA domain-containing protein: MKEGLTEIVFIMDRSGSMSGLESDTIGGFNATIEKQKKEPGEALISTVLFDDKSEVLYDRVNLEKIEPMTDKQYFVRGSTALVDALGGAIHHIGNVHKYARDEDRPEKTVFIITTDGYENSSHRYDAAQVRAMVERQKRKYGWEFIFLGANIDAIETARHYGIDEDRAANFVNDEMGIEVMCRAESAVISDIRKGRARNRNWKKEVEADYKKRR; the protein is encoded by the coding sequence ATGAAGGAAGGACTTACCGAAATCGTTTTTATTATGGACCGCAGCGGATCTATGAGCGGGCTTGAATCCGATACCATTGGCGGCTTCAACGCGACCATTGAAAAACAAAAAAAGGAACCGGGCGAAGCGCTTATTTCGACAGTTCTTTTTGACGACAAATCCGAAGTGCTTTATGATCGCGTAAACCTTGAAAAAATCGAACCCATGACCGACAAGCAATACTTTGTTCGCGGCAGCACGGCTCTTGTCGATGCGCTCGGAGGAGCTATTCATCACATCGGAAATGTGCACAAATACGCCCGCGATGAAGACCGTCCCGAAAAAACCGTCTTTATCATTACGACCGACGGCTACGAAAATTCGAGTCACCGTTACGATGCTGCACAGGTGCGCGCGATGGTTGAACGCCAAAAGAGAAAATACGGTTGGGAATTCATCTTCTTGGGAGCAAACATTGACGCAATCGAAACCGCGCGTCATTACGGCATTGACGAAGACCGCGCGGCAAATTTTGTAAATGATGAAATGGGCATCGAAGTGATGTGCCGCGCCGAAAGTGCTGTCATCAGCGATATCCGAAAAGGCAGGGCTCGCAACCGCAACTGGAAAAAAGAAGTCGAAGCCGATTACAAGAAACGCAGATAA
- a CDS encoding macro domain-containing protein encodes MPLKIIQNDITKVSADAIVNSANPFPICGGSTESCIYEAAGYDELLKAREKIGKMQVCEVSHTSAFSLCAKYIIHVVSPRWNEGESGEKFALRFCYERALQEALSLGCKSVAFPLLSSGVYKFPKKIALQIAKDSIEDFLKNENSLNVFLVLYDDNSIKASEKLSLAIQRYIDDNFESDEKSIKSVIFENENAVLGAPEIYQKCQKCTLEEAPVFRKLKNIESELEERLDAKSDTFQQRLYYYIQKKNLDDKTVYTRATLDRRHFAKIRKDVNYRPQKATVFALAVSLKLDLDETEDLLSRAGFAFSNSSYADLIVQFFIEHQIYDIGYINDELIKRKEKALGAI; translated from the coding sequence ATGCCGTTAAAAATTATTCAAAATGATATTACGAAAGTGAGCGCTGATGCGATTGTCAATTCGGCAAATCCTTTCCCGATTTGCGGAGGCAGTACCGAATCTTGCATCTATGAAGCGGCGGGCTATGATGAACTTTTGAAAGCGCGAGAAAAAATCGGCAAGATGCAAGTGTGTGAAGTTTCGCATACGAGTGCATTTTCACTTTGCGCCAAGTACATTATCCATGTGGTTTCTCCGCGGTGGAATGAGGGCGAATCGGGCGAAAAATTTGCGCTGCGATTTTGCTATGAACGCGCATTGCAAGAAGCTTTATCGCTTGGTTGCAAGTCGGTTGCGTTTCCACTTTTGTCAAGCGGCGTTTATAAATTTCCCAAAAAAATTGCACTTCAAATCGCCAAGGATTCCATCGAAGATTTTTTGAAAAATGAAAATTCTTTGAACGTTTTCTTGGTGCTTTACGATGATAATTCCATCAAGGCGAGCGAGAAACTTTCTCTTGCGATTCAGCGTTACATCGACGATAATTTTGAAAGCGACGAAAAGTCAATTAAATCTGTGATTTTTGAAAATGAAAACGCTGTTCTCGGGGCTCCGGAAATTTATCAAAAATGCCAAAAATGCACACTTGAAGAAGCGCCCGTTTTTAGAAAACTCAAAAATATCGAAAGCGAATTAGAAGAACGTCTCGATGCGAAGAGCGATACATTTCAACAGCGACTTTACTATTACATTCAGAAAAAAAATCTCGACGATAAAACGGTTTATACCCGCGCAACACTTGACCGCAGACATTTTGCAAAAATTCGAAAAGACGTAAATTATCGCCCGCAAAAAGCGACTGTCTTTGCCCTTGCCGTATCGTTAAAACTTGACCTTGACGAAACCGAAGATTTGCTTTCGCGCGCAGGCTTTGCCTTTTCAAATTCAAGCTATGCCGATCTTATCGTTCAATTTTTTATCGAACATCAAATTTACGATATCGGATACATTAACGATGAACTTATCAAGCGCAAAGAAAAAGCGCTCGGTGCAATTTAA